In a single window of the Osmerus eperlanus chromosome 2, fOsmEpe2.1, whole genome shotgun sequence genome:
- the lmtk2 gene encoding serine/threonine-protein kinase LMTK2, with product MENRHGFVLLLTTGILQSAILLSECAPLPYSDTGEPGGGASISSHIAVVVSLVALVAMLVLLVNCMTCCKEREINFKEFEDNFDDEVDFTPPAEDTPSMQSPAEVYTLAVPPVALPGPPHLQPPARISEGSAGSQLARHSLSYIQEIGNGWFGKVLLSETYTDPGAARVVVKELKANASAKEQNDFLQQGDPYRVLQHPNILQCLGQCVEAIPFLLVFEYCEMGDLRSYMSQQDWMFRNAELLQVQKMACEIAAGVTHLHKHNFLHSDLALRNCYLTADLTVKVGDYGIGPYRYKEDYVITEDDVSAPLRWLAPELVGERHGGVITMEQTKPGNVWALGVTLWELFENAAQPYSHLSDRKVLNHVIREQQIKLFKPQLELPYSDRWYEVLQFCWLSTDKRATAEEVHRLLTYLRMQGQKDVEDDFEQRWDSLKPNPTTRQTTVSHSSYPILEQFSDDALRPEIDEVLTVTETSRGLSFEYVWEAAKHDHYDSSHGRSAMDTTLNYHSMFFPVPSEDIQAHFPDPAGRTGGTETGHTPSGIPGILPVIDAQKPSNGNEYYIQLEEQGESNVEGNDNTTSDTISDRQQFVVLQNVRLDESSTDADFFNRSIDSKDSFLQDSHIWSSSDHESPYHPNIFSESDSRQEISQSWDKDFMELPELNGNEQEATSEGVSQWENKSFGDSFLGERSEASYPHDSLEEDSQNVMKLLNTEKLADNFLFLKENSLMKDSSGSSGRSMSVQPDFLQPGLVHDPENSFKMSSWDNLVTLDGLNIAESHLKSTESPLTPKEELFDLISPSLGDVPHSLVENETLVPLNTLASEEIVSTQLPVRHSSSSNDFGLLNSSDMGDDSAVDWTSEKAEVPFNPYSTYQSESATVNLMCTDAKKPSLEDRLGPLDGSVQSIGFKEPADFQGSTSPSAYGSLAVVEYSHSEGLTSDDVLSELIDDTEVEMDTVLSDNEEPLKDDGAPPLRSSLLVSGPSMDQISQDSLLEDSISTTLPTVENSANTPDSLDSFDLHRLDGQVDLNTPIAPHKLQPPYKTADSGYETENLESPEWNSQPIVKEHSIEENDASIPEEEKEAAPVVSTALVPPEIIVSEVESIPEVQDEDNSTDAQQPEPVALGDEPFMGGSYRDSAYFSDNESEPEKKSEETNGASSAEVSWLRSSPTDDVSGDTGGLSASPKDPEEGLFGNTLASPLESLAPTESLLDVGGIDVKPLSQGESGLPELVLTSEEDGEKAVPVSIDSNEEETHRLEVLPDVVSSAQSEVSKPFDDVTTSAAASVKALPENMVHAKLTRTYASDCPKLKEPEMEGLYLGRRDGSGTDGQEDGMEADEEDENSDESDDDMRAYRLHSSSSESEDDTVHPVPVIVSDDSSARNLKSLLKPTSLNVASEPTTPPEAQSAHIAKRAVSFFDDVTVYLFDQETPTKELGDHSSGSNSQVSEFSSPVPSASYLNRFANSESSTDEEGGGFEWDDDFSPEASFLSKAAKDLAQAKVMPSSAASRYFSPPPVGRTPEPSWATSSSNYSRFSISPASIANFSLTHLTDSDIEQGGNSEDGEKD from the exons GTCCTCCTCAGCGAGACATACACAGATCCGGGCGCGGCCCGCGTGGTTGTCAAGGAGCTAAAGGCAAACGCCAGCGCCAAGGAGCAGAATGACTTCCTACAGCAGGGAGACCCTTATAG AGTCCTGCAGCACCCCAACATCCTGCAGTGTCTGGGCCAGTGTGTGGAGGCCATCCCCTTCCTGCTTGTCTTTGAGTACTGCGAGATG GGAGATCTGCGAAGCTACATGTCTCAGCAGGATTGGATGTTCAGAAATGCTGAGCTGCTCCAGGTCCAGAAGATGGCCTGTGAAATAGCTGCCGGTGTCACTCACCTTCACAAACACAACTTCCTGCACAG TGATCTGGCGCTGAGAAACTGCTATTTGACAGCTGACCTCACAGTCAAAGTAGGGGACTATGGCATTGGACCGTACAGATACAAG GAGGATTACGTCATCACGGAAGACGATGTGTCTGCGCCCCTGCGCTGGTTGGCTCCAGAACTGGTGGGCGAGCGCCATGGGGGCGTCATCACCATGGAGCAGACCAAGCCTGGCAACGTGTG GGCCCTGGGCGTGACTCTGTGGGAGCTGTTTGAGAATGCGGCCCAGCCCTACTCACACCTGTCTGACCGGAAGGTCCTGAACCATGTGATCAGGGAGCAGCAGATCAAACTGTTCAAGCCACAACTGGAGCTGCCATACTCTGACAGATG GTATGAGGTGCTGCAGTTCTGCTGGTTGTCAACAGACAAGAGGGCCACTGCCGAGGAAGTCCACCGGCTGCTTACCTACCTGCGCATGCAGGGCCAGAAGGATGTGGAGGATGACTTTGAGCAGCGCTGGGACTCCCTGAAGCCCAACCCCACAACCCGGCAGACCACAGTCAGCCACTCTTCCTACCCCATCCTGGAGCAGTTCTCTGACGACGCCTTGCGGCCGGAGATCGACGAAGTGCTCACCGTTACCGAGACCAGCCGGGGCCTTAGCTTCGAGTATGTCTGGGAAGCTGCTAAGCACGATCATTACGACAGCAGCCATGGCCGCTCCGCCATGGACACCACACTCAACTACCACAGCATGTTCTTCCCCGTCCCCAGTGAGGATATCCAGGCACATTTTCCTGACCCTGCGGGCAGGACAGGGGGCACCGAGACAGGGCACACCCCCTCGGGGATCCCTGGGATTCTTCCCGTAATTGACGCTCAAAAGCCCTCCAATGGAAATGAGTATTACATCCAGTTAGAGGAGCAAGGCGAGAGCAACGTTGAGGGGAATGACAACACGACGTCGGACACAATTTCGGACAGACAACAGTTTGTTGTTCTCCAGAATGTCCGCCTGGATGAGTCGAGCACGGATGCAGATTTTTTCAACCGCAGCATTGACTCCAAGGACTCGTTCTTACAGGACAGCCACATTTGGTCCTCCAGTGATCACGAGAGTCCCTACCACCCCAACATCTTCAGCGAGAGCGACTCCAGACAGGAAATTTCACAATCCTGGGACAAGGATTTCATGGAACTGCCAGAGCTTAATGGGAATGAGCAGGAAGCAACTTCAGAAGGCGTGTCCCAGTGGGAGAACAAAAGCTTTGGAGATTCTTTTTTAGGGGAACGTTCAGAAGCCAGTTATCCACACGATTCCCTGGAGGAGGACTCCCAGAATGTGATGAAGCTTCTGAACACAGAGAAATTAGCTGacaacttcctgttcctcaAAGAGAATAGTCTAATGAAGGACAGCTCTGGTTCTTCAGGGAGAAGCATGAGTGTGCAACCAGACTTCCTTCAACCTGGCCTAGTCCACGATCCAGAGAACAGCTTCAAAATGAGTTCCTGGGATAACCTTGTAACCTTAGATGGCTTGAACATAGCAGAGAGCCACTTAAAATCAACAGAGAGTCCCCTAACTCCAAAAGAGGAACTTTTTGATTTGATCAGTCCCAGTCTGGGGGATGTCCCTCACTCTTTGGTAGAAAATGAAACACTGGTGCCTTTGAATACACTGGCTTCAGAAGAAATTGTTAGCACACAGCTGCCAGTTAGACACAGCTCTTCTAGCAATGACTTTGGTCTGCTTAATTCATCTGATATGGGGGATGATTCTGCAGTGGACTGGACCTCAGAGAAGGCTGAGGTCCCTTTTAATCCGTACAGTACTTACCAGTCTGAAAGTGCCACGGTCAACCTTATGTGCACAGATGCCAAAAAGCCCAGCCTTGAAGATCGCCTTGGACCATTAGACGGTAGCGTTCAGTCCATTGGATTCAAAGAACCAGCAGACTTTCAAGGCTCCACATCCCCCTCTGCTTATGGCAGTTTGGCTGTTGTTGAATATTCCCACAGTGAAGGCCTAACCAGCGACGACGTTCTTAGCGAACTGATTGACGACACAGAGGTAGAAATGGACACTGTCCTCTCTGACAATGAGGAACCGTTAAAGGATGATGGTGCACCTCCATTAAGGTCCTCTCTCTTGGTGTCAGGCCCATCTATGGACCAGATCAGTCAGGACAGCCTATTGGAAGACAGTATCTCCACAACTCTTCCAACTGTAGAGAATTCAGCCAACACTCCAGATTCCCTGGACTCTTTTGATCTTCACAGGCTAGATGGACAGGTAGATCTGAACACCCCCATAGCACCTCACAAGCTCCAACCCCCATACAAAACTGCGGACAGTGGCTATGAAACAGAGAACCTAGAGTCTCCAGAGTGGAACTCCCAGCCCATTGTCAAAGAACACTCCATAGAAGAAAATGATGCGAGTATtccagaagaggagaaagaagcaGCACCTGTGGTTTCTACTGCCCTGGTTCCCCCAGAAATCATAGTCTCTGAGGTGGAGAGTATTCCGGAAGTTCAGGACGAGGACAATAGCACTGATGCTCAGCAGCCCGAGCCTGTGGCCCTGGGTGATGAACCTTTCATGGGTGGCAGCTACAGGGACTCCGCCTACTTTTCCGACAACGAGTCTGAGCCTGAAAAGAAGTCTGAGGAGACCAATGGGGCAAGCTCTGCTGAAGTGTCTTGGTTGAGGAGTTcccctactgatgatgtcagTGGTGACACTGGAGGGCTATCGGCTTCACCTAAGGATCCTGAAGAAGGTCTTTTTGGGAACACTTTAGCGTCACCTCTAGAGTCTCTGGCACCTACAGAATCCCTGTTGGATGTTGGAGGGATAGACGTTAAGCCTCTTTCCCAGGGGGAGAGTGGTTTGCCTGAGCTTGTCCTTACTTCAGAGGAAGACGGGGAGAAGGCGGTGCCTGTGTCCATCGACAGCAATGaggaagagacacacagactcgAGGTATTGCCAGATGTTGTGTCCTCGGCTCAGTCTGAGGTCAGCAAACCTTTCGATGATGTGACCACATCTGCCGCTGCTTCAGTAAAAGCCCTGCCTGAGAACATGGTTCATGCAAAGCTAACCAGGACGTACGCTAGCGATTGCCCTAAGCTTAAGGAGCCTGAGATGGAGGGGCTGTACCTGGGCAGGCGGGACGGCTCTGGCACAGACGGACAGGAGGACGGGATGGAGGCcgacgaggaggacgagaacAGTGACGAGTCGGATGATGACATGCGGGCGTATCGGCTGCACAGCTCCAGCTCAGAGAGCGAGGACGACACTGTGCACCCGGTGCCTGTTATTGTGTCAGATGACAGCAGTGCGCGAAACTTGAAGAGCCTGTTGAAGCCCACCAGCCTGAACGTTGCTTCTGAACCCACTACGCCACCAGAGGCCCAAAGTGCACACATCGCCAAGAGAGCTGTATCCTTCTTTGATGATGTCACGGTTTACCTCTTTGACCAG GAGACCCCCACCAAAGAGCTTGGTGACCACTCATCAGGCTCCAACAGTCAGGTGTCTGAGTTCAGCAGTCCTGTGCCCTCTGCCAGCTATCTGAACAGGTTTGCCAACTCTGAAAGCTCCACCGATGAAGAAG GTGGAGGTTTTGAGTGGGATGATGACTTCTCCCCAGAGGCTTCCTTCCTCTCCAAGGCAGCTAAAGACCTGGCCCAAGCTAAGGTCATGCCCTCATCTGCTGCCTCACGttacttctcccctccccctgtgggCCGCACTCCAGAACCCAGCTGGGCTACCTCCTCTTCCAACTATTCACGCTTCTCCATCTCCCCGGCCAGTATCGCTAacttctccctcacacacctcaccgaCTCGGACATCGAACAAGGAGGCAa CAgtgaagatggagagaaagactaG